In a single window of the Pseudomonas sp. B21-015 genome:
- a CDS encoding TetR/AcrR family transcriptional regulator, producing MNDKKAQTRERILKAASAALIQRGPAEPSVGEVMGAAGLTVGGFYAHFESKDALMLEAFKQLLSHRRGLIADMDAQLTVEERRALVAAFYLSRKHRDSTEQACPIPASVGELGRLPDEFRVALNEHVELMVAQLAASPEDTDKVLADIALMVGGLALARALGPGELSDRLLRAAKSAVL from the coding sequence ATGAACGATAAAAAAGCTCAAACCCGCGAACGCATCCTCAAGGCTGCCAGCGCAGCGCTGATCCAGCGCGGCCCGGCCGAGCCGAGCGTGGGCGAAGTGATGGGGGCGGCCGGCCTGACGGTCGGCGGCTTCTACGCGCATTTCGAAAGCAAGGACGCATTGATGCTGGAGGCGTTCAAGCAGCTGCTCAGCCATCGTCGTGGCTTGATCGCCGACATGGACGCGCAGTTGACCGTCGAAGAGCGTCGCGCGTTGGTCGCTGCGTTCTATCTGTCGCGTAAACACCGTGATTCCACCGAGCAGGCGTGTCCGATTCCGGCGTCGGTCGGTGAGTTGGGCCGTCTGCCGGACGAATTTCGTGTGGCGTTGAATGAGCATGTTGAGTTGATGGTCGCGCAGCTGGCGGCCAGCCCGGAAGACACCGACAAAGTCTTGGCCGACATCGCCTTGATGGTCGGTGGTTTGGCTCTGGCGCGGGCGCTGGGGCCTGGAGAGTTGTCCGATCGATTGCTGCGCGCCGCCAAATCGGCGGTGCTGTGA
- a CDS encoding thioesterase family protein → MGWDRATPFIIDLEVGAEDIDGLGHANNAVYVTWLERCAWRHSQRLGLDLVEYRRLDRAMAVVRHEIDYLAAAYEGDELQLATWIVDWDQRLKMTRHFQLKRPSDNTTLLRAQTTFVCIELSTGKPKRMPAEFIEGYGPALQILDTTKI, encoded by the coding sequence ATGGGCTGGGATCGGGCAACGCCGTTTATCATTGATCTGGAAGTGGGCGCCGAGGACATCGACGGGCTGGGGCATGCGAACAACGCGGTGTATGTGACCTGGCTCGAGCGCTGCGCCTGGCGCCACTCGCAACGGCTTGGTCTGGATCTGGTCGAGTACCGTCGGCTGGACCGGGCGATGGCGGTGGTGCGGCACGAGATCGATTATCTGGCGGCAGCCTACGAAGGCGATGAGCTGCAGTTGGCGACCTGGATCGTCGATTGGGACCAACGCCTGAAAATGACCCGACACTTTCAGTTGAAGCGCCCCAGCGACAACACCACGTTGCTGCGGGCGCAGACCACTTTCGTGTGCATCGAACTGTCCACTGGCAAGCCCAAGCGCATGCCGGCGGAGTTCATCGAGGGCTACGGCCCTGCGTTGCAGATTTTGGATACGACCAAAATCTAA
- a CDS encoding Hsp20 family protein, with translation MSTAFSLAPLFRSSVGFDRFNDLFETALRNEPGSTYPPYNVEKYGDDQYRIVVAAAGFQEEDLDLQVEKGVLTISGGKRDADESVTYLYQGIAQRAFKLSFRLADHIEIKAAELRNGLLSIDLLRVIPEEAKAKRIPINGTQKPALQH, from the coding sequence ATGAGTACTGCATTTTCCCTGGCCCCACTGTTCCGTTCCTCGGTAGGTTTCGACCGTTTCAACGACCTGTTCGAAACCGCCCTGCGCAATGAGCCAGGCAGCACCTATCCACCCTACAACGTTGAAAAATACGGTGATGACCAATACCGCATCGTCGTAGCGGCCGCCGGTTTCCAGGAAGAAGACCTGGACCTGCAAGTGGAGAAAGGTGTGCTGACCATCAGTGGCGGCAAACGTGACGCGGACGAAAGCGTCACTTACCTGTACCAAGGCATCGCGCAACGCGCCTTCAAACTGTCGTTCCGTCTGGCGGACCATATCGAAATCAAGGCCGCCGAACTGCGCAACGGTTTGTTGAGTATCGACCTGCTGCGCGTGATACCGGAAGAAGCGAAAGCCAAACGCATCCCGATCAACGGGACGCAGAAGCCGGCTCTGCAGCATTGA
- the gltX gene encoding glutamate--tRNA ligase yields MTTVRTRIAPSPTGDPHVGTAYIALFNYCFAKQHGGEFILRIEDTDQLRSTRESEQQIFDALRWLGIDWSEGPDVGGPHGPYRQSERGDIYQKYCQQLVELGHAFPCFCTAEELDQMRAEQMARGETPRYDGRALLLSKEEVARRLAAGEPHVIRMKVPTEGVCVVPDMLRGDVEIPWDRMDMQVLMKTDGLPTYFLANVVDDHLMGITHVLRGEEWLPSAPKLILLYEYFGWEQPQLCYMPLLRNPDKSKLSKRKNPTSVTFYERMGFMPEAMLNYLGRMGWSMPDEREKFSLQEMVDNFDLSRVSLGGPIFDIEKLSWLNGQWLRDLPVEEFAARLQKWALNPEYMMKIAPHVQGRVETFSQVAPLAGFFFAGGVNPDAKLFESKKLSADQVRQLMQLILWKLESLRQWEKDSITATIQAVVESLELKLRDAMPLMFAAITGQASSVSVLDAMEILGPDLTRFRLRQAIDLLGGVSKKENKEWEKLLGAIA; encoded by the coding sequence ATGACCACCGTCCGCACTCGCATCGCGCCATCGCCTACCGGGGACCCCCACGTAGGTACCGCTTACATCGCTTTGTTCAACTACTGCTTTGCCAAGCAGCATGGCGGTGAGTTCATCCTGCGGATCGAAGACACCGACCAACTGCGTTCGACCCGCGAGTCCGAACAGCAGATTTTCGACGCCCTGCGCTGGTTGGGTATCGACTGGAGCGAAGGCCCGGACGTTGGCGGCCCGCACGGTCCTTATCGTCAGAGCGAGCGCGGCGACATCTATCAGAAGTACTGCCAGCAACTGGTCGAACTGGGCCATGCCTTCCCGTGCTTCTGCACGGCCGAAGAACTGGACCAGATGCGCGCCGAGCAAATGGCCCGCGGCGAAACCCCGCGTTACGACGGCCGTGCGCTGTTGCTCTCCAAGGAAGAGGTCGCGCGCCGCCTGGCCGCTGGCGAGCCACACGTCATCCGCATGAAAGTGCCGACCGAAGGCGTGTGCGTGGTGCCGGACATGCTGCGTGGCGACGTCGAGATCCCGTGGGATCGCATGGACATGCAAGTGCTGATGAAGACCGACGGCCTGCCGACGTACTTCCTGGCCAACGTGGTCGATGACCACCTGATGGGTATCACCCACGTTTTGCGCGGTGAAGAATGGCTGCCCTCGGCGCCGAAACTGATCCTTTTGTACGAATACTTCGGCTGGGAACAGCCGCAGTTGTGCTACATGCCGCTGCTGCGTAACCCGGACAAGAGCAAGCTGTCCAAGCGCAAGAACCCGACCTCGGTGACGTTCTACGAGCGCATGGGCTTCATGCCGGAAGCGATGCTCAACTACTTGGGTCGCATGGGCTGGTCGATGCCGGACGAGCGCGAGAAGTTCTCCCTGCAGGAGATGGTCGACAACTTCGACCTGAGCCGCGTCTCCCTCGGCGGGCCGATTTTCGACATCGAGAAACTGTCGTGGCTCAACGGCCAATGGTTGCGTGACCTGCCGGTGGAAGAGTTCGCCGCTCGCCTGCAAAAGTGGGCACTGAACCCTGAATACATGATGAAGATCGCGCCGCACGTGCAGGGCCGGGTTGAAACCTTCAGTCAGGTCGCACCGCTGGCCGGTTTCTTCTTCGCCGGTGGCGTGAACCCGGACGCCAAGCTGTTCGAATCCAAGAAGCTCTCGGCTGATCAGGTTCGTCAGTTGATGCAGTTGATCCTGTGGAAGCTGGAAAGCCTGCGCCAGTGGGAAAAGGACAGCATCACCGCGACCATTCAGGCGGTGGTCGAATCCCTGGAGCTGAAGCTGCGTGACGCCATGCCGCTGATGTTCGCCGCGATCACTGGCCAGGCCAGCTCGGTGTCGGTGCTCGACGCGATGGAAATCCTCGGTCCGGACCTGACGCGTTTCCGTCTGCGCCAGGCCATCGACCTGTTGGGCGGCGTGTCGAAGAAGGAAAACAAGGAGTGGGAAAAGCTCCTGGGCGCGATTGCCTGA
- a CDS encoding DUF1266 domain-containing protein, producing the protein MEEIQQRWLCGLSAPMVALNPRAHYDEPAFYSDPQFIDLQCSWGISDRPQLLSMLEGMADDGHASHLDGAYRSWQRCLPSEWQALLEALSPRERDLHEFAGRTFGGCGPGGIRAWDLGRMGFLLRCGLRNEWINLTESLWLHGRLAVRAQYHYGSWFSYFNGFLAGHAFWSCLGNSDEQMAHELDRQGEFSRSAFIARGLSRDIPSFLVDLPWHTDLNPPPRPASLEEFDWS; encoded by the coding sequence ATGGAAGAGATACAACAGCGTTGGCTGTGCGGTCTTTCTGCGCCGATGGTGGCCCTCAATCCTCGCGCCCATTATGACGAGCCTGCTTTCTACTCCGATCCGCAATTTATCGACCTGCAATGCAGCTGGGGCATCAGCGACCGGCCGCAGCTATTAAGCATGCTCGAAGGGATGGCGGACGACGGTCATGCCTCTCATCTCGATGGGGCATATCGGTCGTGGCAGCGTTGCTTGCCGAGCGAATGGCAGGCACTGCTTGAAGCACTGTCGCCCCGCGAACGCGACTTGCACGAATTCGCCGGGCGTACCTTCGGTGGATGCGGGCCGGGTGGCATCAGGGCCTGGGATCTCGGGCGAATGGGGTTTCTTTTGCGCTGCGGCTTGCGCAATGAGTGGATCAATTTAACTGAAAGTCTTTGGCTACATGGCCGACTCGCCGTAAGAGCGCAATACCATTACGGCAGTTGGTTCTCCTATTTCAATGGTTTCCTGGCCGGTCATGCGTTCTGGAGCTGTCTGGGTAACAGTGACGAACAGATGGCTCACGAGCTTGATCGGCAAGGGGAGTTTTCCCGTAGCGCTTTCATTGCGCGCGGTCTTTCGCGCGACATCCCTTCTTTCCTGGTAGACCTGCCCTGGCACACGGACCTCAACCCACCGCCACGCCCGGCGTCCCTTGAGGAGTTCGACTGGTCATGA
- a CDS encoding DUF805 domain-containing protein, producing the protein MSCWIRLGIEPTKDQTIIRNAYRARLPEHHPESDPEGFQALREAYESATRFARQEEDEIEDEGAAAPEVPQTLVDFYALLEDPARRFNPEAWQAFVKALDQLPLDAFDDLGWGLFHALANAGSLSYRCANLLAQRMGWEHQLLDLGFEQANKVEQFLQRIKAPDPFDTTLMSGWSEPAQIETLWHARSLDYLFKHRPLHEFEDFASHHTCLPLPADEAFIERLLVQFTQAGIGGPGLQQLCVEQQSQAPDDVDWLYLLACQNDLLGLEDEALPCWIRLWLEHRHPKAESCLLELCAKRQPDFLPLLIQAFDRLENFRDWSHDLDDVTQEYGSPSQRPETLARWLGVGQLNLQGLAASFVDWRMTGDELPLLALLLGEHADSRLQRLYRHAWALHRGDTGLLQQILEEPHPFDALEGLVLSGFKYQAEQQLCWLNRAPIPLAMKAFLSSRSVEPQLAEELTKDEPHKICRLWLGRLRAYDPSALVRIDQAFDLLDAEADANLRSLSLLVQLGQRGAVLPDIAQGEAAWQWHAQTVFLLALLEQPERWLTLIDTQCLERLEVNPAHPLSRLQPLLRRLQREQGNCTGLLGWLQGTDPVHGLLVQQLFNVQQALDSAALPGNAQLYTCIESDPDACGEDLLGLMLLWGVLYHDPSLDAEQHRALLQSIAAISCEDDWFEAFRNGLIKGDPVWPPRKVLTDFDVDKLLVYEVLDTLRSLIRYGAAGVPRTKVLQQLQRGKDDAANSVGLRLALTALLSWSERLLLAKSDTRPVPSAAVWRLGTRLGRKAFIGQVLGCVVITPIVALLSGTTISGIVMLLLGIALLLSAILRRLHDIGRGIPTLLIIACLTPVLPFLPLVLFGFPGDKLPNRYGVPPDSAGEAALPGGLQATLRRLNG; encoded by the coding sequence ATGAGTTGCTGGATACGCTTGGGTATAGAACCCACCAAAGACCAGACAATCATTCGAAATGCCTACCGCGCGCGTCTGCCGGAGCACCATCCGGAGAGTGATCCTGAGGGCTTTCAGGCACTGCGTGAGGCCTATGAAAGTGCCACCCGCTTCGCTCGTCAGGAAGAGGACGAAATCGAAGATGAAGGTGCTGCTGCCCCCGAGGTTCCGCAGACCTTGGTGGATTTTTACGCGTTGCTCGAAGATCCGGCCCGGCGCTTCAATCCAGAGGCCTGGCAAGCGTTCGTTAAAGCGTTGGATCAACTGCCTCTGGACGCTTTTGATGACCTCGGTTGGGGGCTGTTCCATGCATTGGCCAATGCCGGATCGCTGTCTTACCGCTGCGCAAATCTGCTGGCGCAACGGATGGGGTGGGAGCACCAGCTGTTGGATCTGGGGTTCGAGCAGGCGAATAAAGTCGAACAGTTCCTGCAACGCATCAAGGCGCCAGACCCGTTCGACACGACACTGATGAGCGGCTGGTCCGAGCCTGCGCAGATAGAAACGCTGTGGCATGCCCGCAGCCTCGACTACCTCTTCAAACATCGTCCGCTCCATGAGTTTGAAGACTTCGCCAGCCATCACACCTGTTTGCCGCTGCCGGCGGACGAAGCATTCATCGAGCGTTTGCTGGTGCAGTTCACTCAGGCGGGTATCGGTGGTCCAGGTCTGCAGCAGCTGTGTGTCGAACAACAGAGCCAAGCGCCAGACGATGTCGATTGGCTTTATTTGTTGGCTTGTCAAAACGACTTGTTGGGGCTTGAGGATGAGGCGTTGCCCTGCTGGATCCGGCTTTGGCTGGAGCATCGTCACCCGAAGGCTGAGAGCTGTTTGCTGGAGCTTTGCGCCAAGCGTCAGCCGGATTTCCTCCCGCTGCTGATTCAGGCATTTGACCGTCTGGAAAATTTCCGTGACTGGTCCCATGACCTCGACGATGTCACTCAAGAATATGGCAGCCCTTCACAGCGGCCCGAAACGCTGGCTCGCTGGCTTGGGGTCGGGCAACTCAATCTGCAGGGTTTGGCAGCCTCATTTGTCGATTGGCGGATGACGGGGGATGAACTGCCTCTGCTGGCATTGCTTCTAGGGGAGCATGCGGATTCCCGCTTGCAGCGTCTGTACCGGCATGCATGGGCCTTGCATCGTGGCGATACAGGGTTGTTGCAACAAATACTGGAGGAGCCGCATCCGTTCGATGCCCTTGAGGGGTTGGTGCTGAGCGGGTTCAAGTATCAGGCAGAGCAGCAACTCTGTTGGTTGAATCGGGCGCCGATTCCGTTGGCAATGAAGGCCTTTCTCAGCAGTCGTTCAGTTGAGCCGCAACTGGCCGAGGAACTGACAAAAGATGAGCCGCACAAGATTTGTCGCCTGTGGCTGGGCAGGTTGCGGGCTTACGACCCGTCTGCCCTGGTGCGGATCGATCAGGCATTTGACTTGCTGGACGCAGAAGCGGACGCGAACTTGCGGAGCTTGAGCCTGCTGGTTCAATTGGGACAGCGAGGTGCAGTCCTGCCGGACATTGCCCAAGGCGAGGCAGCATGGCAATGGCACGCTCAAACGGTCTTCCTGCTGGCATTGCTTGAACAGCCTGAGCGTTGGCTGACGTTGATCGATACGCAATGCCTGGAGCGACTGGAGGTCAACCCGGCTCATCCCCTGAGTCGGCTCCAGCCGTTGTTGCGACGTTTGCAGCGTGAGCAAGGTAACTGCACCGGTTTGCTGGGGTGGCTGCAAGGTACCGATCCGGTCCATGGCTTGCTCGTGCAGCAGCTGTTCAATGTGCAACAGGCCCTCGACAGCGCAGCGCTGCCCGGTAATGCGCAGCTCTATACCTGCATTGAAAGTGATCCTGATGCGTGCGGCGAGGATTTGTTGGGGTTGATGCTGCTCTGGGGGGTGCTGTATCACGATCCGAGCCTTGACGCGGAGCAGCATCGCGCACTGTTGCAATCCATCGCCGCTATCAGTTGTGAAGATGACTGGTTCGAAGCGTTCCGTAATGGTTTGATCAAGGGGGATCCTGTTTGGCCACCGCGCAAAGTGCTGACGGATTTCGACGTCGACAAGCTGCTGGTCTATGAAGTCCTCGATACGCTGAGAAGCCTGATTCGTTATGGCGCGGCAGGAGTGCCGAGGACCAAGGTGCTGCAACAGTTGCAGCGCGGCAAGGATGACGCCGCGAACAGTGTGGGCTTGCGTCTGGCATTGACTGCCTTGCTGTCCTGGAGTGAACGCCTGCTCCTGGCTAAAAGCGACACTCGCCCGGTGCCGTCTGCTGCGGTCTGGCGCTTGGGCACGCGATTGGGGCGCAAGGCGTTTATCGGGCAGGTACTGGGGTGTGTGGTGATCACCCCGATCGTGGCGCTGCTCAGCGGCACCACCATCTCGGGGATTGTCATGCTGCTACTGGGCATCGCATTGTTGCTCAGTGCAATTCTGCGCCGGCTGCATGATATCGGCCGCGGGATTCCCACACTGCTGATTATCGCCTGCCTGACGCCGGTATTGCCGTTCCTGCCTCTGGTGTTGTTCGGCTTTCCCGGCGACAAGCTGCCTAACCGCTATGGTGTGCCGCCGGACAGCGCCGGCGAGGCCGCGCTGCCCGGTGGTTTGCAGGCGACCCTGCGGCGGCTTAACGGCTAA
- a CDS encoding tRNA-dihydrouridine synthase, protein MQIALAPMEGLVDNILRDVLTRVGGIDWCVTEFIRINDQLLTPAYYHKFGPELLTGARTASGVPLRVQLLGSDPVCLAENAALACELGSEVIDLNFGCPAKTVNKSRGGAVLLKEPELLNEIVEHVRRAVPAHIPVTAKMRLGFDSPDGALVCATALAEGGAAHIVVHARTKTDGYKPPAHWEWIPRVQDVVKVPVFANGDIWSVEDWRRCREISGVEDIMLGRGLVSRPDLARQIAAARAGEEVVEMTWVELLPLIQDFWLQAKAQMTPRQSPGRLKQWLAMLTRNYPEAVELFTVLRRETELDQVSRLLGLQVSEAA, encoded by the coding sequence ATGCAAATTGCTTTGGCGCCCATGGAGGGGTTGGTCGACAACATCCTGCGGGACGTGCTGACCCGTGTGGGCGGTATCGATTGGTGCGTGACCGAGTTCATTCGGATCAACGATCAACTGCTCACGCCTGCCTATTACCACAAGTTCGGCCCGGAACTGTTGACCGGCGCCCGAACCGCGTCCGGCGTTCCGCTACGGGTGCAACTGCTCGGCTCCGATCCGGTGTGCCTGGCGGAAAACGCTGCGCTGGCCTGCGAGTTGGGTTCCGAGGTCATCGACCTGAACTTCGGTTGCCCGGCCAAGACCGTGAACAAGTCCCGTGGCGGCGCGGTGCTGCTCAAAGAACCTGAACTGCTCAACGAAATCGTCGAACACGTCCGTCGTGCCGTCCCCGCGCACATTCCGGTGACTGCCAAGATGCGCCTGGGCTTCGACAGCCCGGACGGTGCGCTGGTCTGCGCCACGGCCTTGGCCGAAGGCGGCGCGGCGCACATTGTGGTTCACGCACGGACCAAGACTGATGGCTACAAGCCGCCGGCTCACTGGGAATGGATCCCGCGGGTGCAGGACGTGGTCAAGGTGCCGGTGTTCGCCAACGGCGACATCTGGAGCGTCGAGGACTGGCGCCGCTGCCGCGAGATCAGCGGCGTCGAGGACATCATGCTGGGTCGTGGTCTGGTATCGCGCCCGGATCTGGCCCGGCAGATCGCCGCTGCCCGCGCCGGTGAAGAGGTCGTCGAGATGACCTGGGTCGAGCTGCTGCCGCTGATTCAGGACTTCTGGCTGCAAGCCAAGGCACAGATGACGCCACGCCAATCGCCAGGTCGCTTGAAGCAGTGGCTGGCGATGCTGACCCGTAATTATCCCGAAGCGGTAGAGTTGTTCACCGTCCTGCGTCGAGAAACCGAGCTGGATCAGGTCTCGCGTTTACTGGGTTTGCAGGTGTCTGAAGCAGCCTGA
- the uvrB gene encoding excinuclease ABC subunit UvrB: protein MSEFQLVTRFEPAGDQPEAIRLMVEGIEAGLAHQTLLGVTGSGKTFSIANVIAQIQRPTLVLAPNKTLAAQLYGEFKAFFPNNAVEYFVSYYDYYQPEAYVPSSDTFIEKDASINDHIEQMRLSATKALLERKDAIIVTTVSCIYGLGSPETYLKMVLHVDRGDKLDQRALLRRLADLQYTRNDMDFARATFRVRGDVIDIHPAESDFEAIRIELFDDEVESLSAFDPLTGEVIRKLPRFTFYPKSHYVTPRETLLDAVEGIKVELQERLEYLRSNNKLVEAQRLEQRTRFDLEMILELGYCNGIENYSRYLSGRASGEAPPTLFDYLPADALLVIDESHVSVPQVGAMYKGDRSRKETLVEYGFRLPSALDNRPMRFDEFENISPQTIFVSATPGNYEAEHAGRVVEQVVRPTGLVDPQIEIRPALTQVDDLLSEITKRVALEERVLVTTLTKRMSEDLTDYLADHGVRVRYLHSDIDTVERVEIIRDLRLGTFDVLVGINLLREGLDMPEVSLVAILDADKEGFLRSERSLIQTIGRAARNLNGRAILYADRITGSMERAIGETERRRDKQIAFNLANGITPKGVFKDVADIMEGATVPGSRSKKRKGMAKAAEESAKYEAELRSPGEIAKRIRALEEKMYQLARDLEFEAAAQLRDEIGKLRERLITV from the coding sequence ATGTCTGAATTCCAGCTAGTCACCCGCTTCGAGCCCGCCGGCGATCAGCCGGAAGCCATCCGTCTGATGGTCGAGGGCATTGAAGCCGGGCTGGCGCACCAGACGCTGCTCGGTGTGACCGGCTCGGGCAAGACCTTCAGCATCGCCAACGTGATCGCCCAGATACAGCGCCCGACCCTGGTGCTGGCGCCGAACAAGACCCTGGCCGCGCAGTTATATGGCGAGTTCAAGGCGTTCTTCCCGAATAACGCCGTTGAATACTTCGTTTCCTACTACGACTACTACCAGCCTGAAGCCTACGTGCCGTCGTCGGACACCTTCATCGAGAAGGACGCCTCGATCAACGACCACATTGAGCAAATGCGCCTGTCAGCCACCAAAGCGCTGCTGGAGCGCAAGGACGCGATCATCGTCACCACGGTGTCGTGCATTTACGGTCTGGGCAGTCCGGAAACCTATTTGAAGATGGTGTTGCACGTGGATCGCGGCGACAAGCTCGACCAGCGTGCGCTGCTGCGTCGCCTGGCTGACCTGCAATACACCCGCAACGACATGGACTTCGCCCGGGCGACCTTCCGGGTGCGCGGTGATGTGATTGATATCCACCCGGCAGAATCCGATTTTGAAGCGATCCGCATCGAGCTGTTCGATGACGAAGTGGAGAGCCTGTCCGCCTTTGACCCGCTGACCGGCGAAGTCATCCGCAAACTGCCGCGTTTCACCTTCTACCCGAAGAGCCACTACGTGACACCACGGGAAACCCTGCTCGACGCCGTCGAAGGGATCAAGGTCGAGTTGCAGGAGCGCCTGGAATACCTGCGCTCCAACAACAAGCTGGTGGAAGCCCAGCGACTGGAACAGCGTACCCGTTTCGATCTGGAGATGATTCTCGAGCTGGGTTACTGCAATGGCATTGAAAACTACTCGCGTTACCTGTCGGGCCGTGCCTCCGGCGAGGCACCGCCTACCTTGTTTGACTATCTGCCGGCCGACGCCTTGCTGGTGATCGACGAATCCCACGTCAGCGTGCCCCAGGTCGGTGCCATGTATAAGGGCGACCGGTCCCGTAAGGAAACGCTGGTGGAATACGGCTTCCGCCTGCCATCGGCGCTGGATAACCGGCCAATGCGTTTCGACGAGTTCGAAAACATCAGCCCACAGACGATTTTTGTCTCGGCCACGCCGGGCAATTATGAGGCCGAACACGCGGGGCGCGTGGTCGAGCAAGTGGTGCGCCCGACCGGCCTGGTGGACCCGCAAATCGAAATCCGCCCGGCGTTGACCCAGGTCGACGACCTGCTCTCGGAAATCACCAAGCGTGTGGCCCTGGAGGAGCGGGTGCTGGTCACCACGCTGACCAAGCGCATGTCCGAAGACTTGACCGATTACCTGGCCGACCACGGCGTTCGCGTGCGTTATCTACACTCGGACATCGACACCGTGGAGCGGGTCGAAATCATCCGTGATTTGCGTCTTGGCACCTTCGATGTGCTGGTGGGGATCAACCTGCTGCGTGAAGGTCTGGACATGCCGGAAGTCTCGCTGGTGGCGATTCTCGATGCGGACAAGGAGGGTTTCCTGCGTTCCGAGCGCTCGCTGATCCAGACGATCGGCCGGGCGGCGCGCAACCTCAACGGGCGGGCGATTCTGTATGCGGATCGCATCACCGGCTCGATGGAGCGGGCGATCGGCGAAACCGAGCGTCGTCGCGACAAGCAGATCGCCTTCAACCTGGCCAACGGCATCACGCCGAAGGGTGTGTTCAAGGACGTCGCCGATATCATGGAAGGCGCAACCGTGCCGGGCTCGCGCAGCAAGAAGCGCAAAGGCATGGCCAAGGCCGCCGAGGAAAGTGCCAAATACGAAGCGGAGTTGCGCTCGCCGGGCGAGATCGCCAAACGCATTCGTGCGCTGGAAGAGAAGATGTACCAGCTTGCCCGCGACCTGGAGTTCGAGGCCGCGGCGCAGCTTCGCGACGAAATCGGCAAATTGCGGGAGCGGTTGATCACGGTTTGA
- a CDS encoding alpha/beta fold hydrolase, whose protein sequence is MNTLSWVRGVNGTLGWFAPKLVASKMRLAFMTPRELTPRDWELPLLAKSERITLRFGLSALRWGQGPAVLLMHGWEGRPTQFAALITALVDAGYTVVALDGPAHGRSPGREANVVLFARAMLEAAAELPPLQAVIGHSMGGASAMLAVQLGLRTETLVTIAAPARILGVLRGFARYVRLPPKARSAFIRQVEKDVGMRASLLDVAHYQLDMPGLIVHAEDDNYVSVKESQLIHEAWFDSRLLRLEEGGHQRVLADPRVIEGVLSLLAGRSLQSRQSA, encoded by the coding sequence ATGAACACGTTGAGCTGGGTTCGTGGCGTTAATGGCACCTTGGGCTGGTTCGCACCGAAGCTGGTGGCGAGCAAGATGCGCCTGGCATTCATGACCCCGCGGGAATTGACACCGCGTGACTGGGAATTGCCGCTGCTGGCGAAGTCCGAACGAATCACCTTGCGCTTCGGTCTCTCGGCATTGCGTTGGGGGCAGGGGCCGGCGGTGTTGTTGATGCACGGCTGGGAAGGCCGGCCAACGCAGTTTGCCGCGCTGATTACGGCGCTGGTCGATGCCGGCTACACCGTGGTTGCCCTGGACGGTCCGGCTCACGGTCGCTCGCCTGGGCGCGAGGCCAATGTGGTGCTGTTCGCTCGGGCCATGCTCGAGGCCGCCGCTGAATTACCGCCGCTGCAAGCGGTGATCGGTCACTCCATGGGTGGCGCCAGCGCCATGCTTGCGGTTCAGTTGGGCCTGCGTACCGAAACCCTGGTCACGATCGCCGCCCCAGCGCGAATTCTTGGAGTGCTGCGCGGTTTCGCGCGCTATGTGCGGTTGCCGCCCAAAGCCCGTTCGGCGTTCATTCGTCAGGTCGAGAAAGATGTCGGCATGCGCGCTTCGTTGCTGGATGTCGCGCACTATCAACTCGACATGCCCGGCCTGATTGTCCATGCTGAAGACGACAACTATGTCTCGGTCAAGGAATCGCAGTTGATCCACGAAGCCTGGTTCGACAGTCGTCTGTTGCGCCTGGAAGAGGGCGGTCATCAGCGGGTGCTGGCTGATCCGCGGGTGATCGAAGGCGTTCTTTCGCTGCTGGCCGGTCGAAGCCTGCAATCGCGCCAATCGGCCTGA